ATTGAAAGGCGATTGGTTAAGCTTTAGTGGAATATAAATTTCTGTGGTGTGAACTACCACCATCCGTAGTTTTTGCCAGATTTGATCCTGCTTTGCTTGTTCGTGCCAAAATCGCAGCATTGGCAGAAAATCTTGAGCAATATTGGGATGTTCAAAAACTCGATGGACTTCATTTAAAGCCAAAACTAGAGGACTATTATCAATGTATTGCAGTAGATATGCTTCAAAATAGATTTTGCAGCTTACCTTGCTGCCCATTTCCATATCCCAAAAATCATCTAGACAGGGAAGAAGATTTAACTGTCTGCTGACATTGACACAAAACCAACGCAAAAATTTATCAAGAGAAGCAAAAACGTCTTGATCGGCTTCTTGAAAGTCTAAATAGACGATTTGATAACCTTGCTCTCTAGCATAAGCAATCATCCGGTTGAGCAGCGAACTTTTTCCTGTCTTTCTAGGTGCTTTGATTCGGATTAAGCAACCAGGGTATAAAATCTCGTTACAAACAAGTTCTTCCAGAGGGGGGCGGTTGATGTAAAGAGGAGAACCCAGTGGTACTGGTCCGCTCGGAAATTCAATTTTGCTTGCTGAAAACGAGTCCGGAGACACCATTTCTAAGTTAGATTCTTCACTGAATTCTTGTTGGCTCTGATTTTCGCGATTGCCTATTTCGTCTTGCAGGTATTTCTTCAAGGCTAAATGCAGATTTTTTTTGGTTATTTTTTTTCCAAGTGCGATGGAAAGGTCTTGCCACAACTCAGAGCCAACTTCCTTGATGTAATTGTCGCGGTAGCCTGATTCCTCTGCCATTTCACCATAAGTTTTGCCCAACCACGACTGAGACAGCACAAAGTACTGAATGGAAGCAAGAGGCTTGTCTTGCAGAATTGTTTCTACTGCTTGCAGAATATCTTCCACGGTCATTAAAGTTTAAACAATTACTAGATAAATTCATCTATTTTGACCTATTAATAATATACAACCGAATAAATACTTAAAAAAAGATTCTAAGAATACAGTTTTTTAAACTATAATTTAATGCTGCTTACTTCAAAAAGCTTGCTTATTTTTAAGCAAGATTAAGGAAAGTTAAGTATTAACCTAAGCAGATTGGGTTTTAGAAAATTTAGAAAGACATCACTTTTTCAGTGCCAGAGTCAAACCATCTGCGATCGCTACTAAACTCAGACTAACTCGCCGGTCTTGATGCAGCTTTTGATTAAAGGCACGAATCCTTTTAGTTCTATTATCCTGCACCTGGGGGTCAGCAACCCTGCCTGACCAGAGAACATTATCGATCGCAATTAGTCCCCCCGATCGCACTAATTGCAGCGATCGCTCATAATAAGTATCATAGTTGCTCTTATCTGCATCGATGAAAGCAAAATCAAAGGTTTCCGCTTCTCCCGTTGCCAGTAAACGATCTAAAGTCTCCAAAGCTGGGGCAATGTGCAGTTGAATTTTATCTGCCACTCCAGCTTGCTGCCAATAACGCCGAGCGATCGTTGTAAATTCTTCACTCACATCACAAGCTACCACCTTGCCGTCACTTGGTAACGCCAAGGCTACCACCAGGGAACTATAACCTGTAAATACCCCAACTTCCAAAGTTTTTTTCGCTCCTAGTAACTGCACCAGTAACGCCAAAAATTGCCCCTGTTCAGGAGCAATCTGCATTCTACCTACTGGATGCTGGGCTGTTTCATGCCTCAATTGGGTTAAAATTTCTGGTTCTCGGAGAGAGACTGATAGTAAATAGTCATAAAGGTTTTGTTCAAGTCCTAGTGTTTGAGTGGTCATAAGGTGCGTTTTTCTTTTATCTAAACCCCACAGACTAATTATCTGGTTTTATTGTAAATACGCAGGGTAAATGTTGGGTTTCGTTCCTCAACCCAACCTACGCAGTTGAAGGGTTTTGGTGTTAACTGAACCAACCATATCGCTATGCTTTTTGAAAGTGAGTAAAATTCTTGGACAATAATTCCTATTGTCTCTGTGTTCTCTACGCCTCTGTGGTTCAATAGATTAATTTTAAACCGCAGAGGTACGAGGAGAAAGCAAAGATTTTAGAAGTCACATATCTTGCTTGTATATCTCTAATAATTTTGGAATGTAATCATACCCATCTACACCGATAACCGCAATTATTTTAGGGCGATGTTGCTGTAAGAAACTTTGGAAAGCTTCTGCCCCAATTTGTCCCTGCAAAATTGTTAGTAACCCTGCCGCTTGCCGCCACTCATTAGAAGCAATTTGCTCCAAAAGATACATTCCTAAACAGCCTGTGTAAACAGTTTTTTCCGAATTGTGGAGATGATAATAAGCTTCTGCTAAATAAGCTAGGTTACGCCCCTGTAGATACAAATCGCCGGAAACTTGCGCTGTTTTAAAGCCATCCTCCAAATATTTAATTGCAGTTTGGTGTTCTCCAATTACTAGATAAGCGATTCCTAAGCTACTCACACATAAAGCTTTACTTTGAATATCGCCTAATTTTTCTGATAATTTTAAACCTTGTTCCAAATAATTAATTGCAGCTTCATAAGTTTCAGGTTCTAGATTCTCCAGTTCTTGAGCCTGCATGACTTCGCTGTAACCTAAATTTACTAGTGCGTTGGCTTCTCCTGTGCGTTGGCTTTGCCCGCCGTAGGCATCGCCTGCTTGCCGACTCAATATTAATGCTCGTTGGCTGTAGTTAATTGCTTCAGCATAATTTTGCTGTTGCACGTAGGTGCGGCTGAGGTGGTTGAGATTGGCAATTTCACAGGCGCGATCGCCTGCATTCCTGGCTATCTCTAACGCCTGCTGATGAAAATCTATTGAGCGCTGGTATTGTCCCAAAGCACGCTGTGAATAACCTAAAAGGGTCAATATCCGCGCCTTTTCTTGGGTTCCCTCACCTCGTCGTAATGGTTCATCTAAATAATCGAGGGCATCTCGCAAATAAGTACCAGTAAAAGAGGCAAATATCCCGCCATAAAAGGGAAAATATGGACGCTGGGCAAAGGTTCGCAAAATCTGGAGCATGATTTGAGAACAGGCATCGGCGTATACTGTGCCAATACTTGCAAAACCACTGGCTAATTGACTCCAAATCACTGCAAAGGTCAAAAAAGTGGAAATGGACAACTTTGGCCCGGCTTTAACATCGTAAGCTTGTTGGTCAAACCAGTTAATTAGTCCCCGTTGCAAGAACTGTAAAATTAATGCCATTTCCACCCAATCTCTCAGGGTGATTCCTCGTTGTCGCTGGGCGAACTCAATTGCTGATTTTTCCATCGCTAAGGTGCGAAGCAGTGCTTTGGGTAACTCACTATTGAGTTGTTTAGCCCAACTTGCCCAAGGACCACGTTCTCCCGGTACGCCGCCAAATCCTAAAGCTTCTTTTTGCTCGTACATCCAACTGAGCAAGTTGTCTTGCAATCGCTGCCAAGAAGCTAAACCACGAGTAATCCCTTCGGAAAACTGTTCTAAATCACTATCTGCCTGGGCAAATTGCTGTAATGCTTTTGATAATTGCTGTAGCTGTTGTAAATTTAGCGGATACTTCTGATTGGGGTCAGTAATCCGTAAAAATGTCGCCAGTCGCTCGTCAGCCGGGGCTGTGGTAATTTCTGTAACTGCCGAAGCGATCGCTTCTGTGGTTTTGTTTTGCTCTTGCCAACGTTGCCATTGACTCTGAATAGTCTTAATGGCTCTCAAACTGCGAGTAGCTTTGGCTTTCTTGAGTTCGTCTTTTTCACCATCTACTTGGCTTTGGAGGGCATTCAAGCGATCGCTTAAAACTAACTCAAATACTTCCCCTGTACCGGAAGTAATTCCTTTAAGCAGCATTTGGTACACCATCTCAACAGAGCTAATTTTGCCCTTGAGGGTGGTTTCAACAATTTCATCGATTAAGGCAAGATAGCGATCGCGCAATGGCAGAGAATCTGACACTTTAGCTACTAAGAAACGTCACGTCAATTCTAATTCTAGTCTAGTGGGGAGAAGGGGGAAGGGGGCAGCACTTTGGCTCCTTTCGACTTCGCTACCTCGGCTTCGCTACCTCGGCTTCGCTCGGCACAAGTCAAGGCAAGTCGCTCAGTGACTGGAGAGCAAGGGGTAGGAGAGCAGGAGGAAACTTGGTTCATCCATTATGGAACTGGATGAATCCACCTTTGAACTCCGTTGACGAGTATTTGAACTGGATAAATCCACCTTTTATCTCCGTCGCCGAGTATTTGAACTAGATGAATCCACCTTTTATCTCCGTCGTCGAGTATTTGAACTGGATGAATCCATCTTTTATCTCCGTCGCCGAGTATTTGAACTCCGTTTACGAGTATTAAAGGCTCATTAATAAGCCTTTAATACTCGTAAACCATTATAAAAACTCATCAAACAAGGCAAAAGTAAAAAGCAAAAGAAATATTAAATTCATCTTTAATTTTTAATTTCTAATTTTTAATTCTTCAAGTGCGTCCGGTGAGGTTGGCAACTACAACTGCTAACTCAGAGGGATTTACTGGTTTGGGGACGTGGAGTTGAAAGCCTGCTAACAACGCTTGCGTGCGATCCTCTGCCCTAGCGTAGGCTGTCAGCGCCACTGCTGGAATCCGCCCTCCTTGATCTGTTGGTAGCGCCCTTACTTGACGAATTAGTGCGTAGCCATCTTGTTGTGGCATACCGATATCGCTCACCAGTATATGGGGGCGAAATTGTTGCAAAGCAAGCAGTGCTTCACAAGCAGATGCAGCTGCTATGACTTGCGCCCCATACTGTCCCAGAATTGTGGTGAGTAAATGACGCGCGTCTGCCTCATCATCAACAATTAGCACTCGCAAGTCATCTAATCTCGGCAGGTAATTATTAGCCTCTGGGACATCCACCAGAGATGAAGGCTGCTCTGCTGTATTAGCCTCTACATAAACGGCTTTCATCGGCAGATTGACAATGAATGTCGCTCCCTGTCCAACTCCTAGACTTTCGACAGAGACTGTGCCACCGTGTAATTCTACCAAGTGACGGACGATCGCTAACCCTAATCCTAGTCCGCCATGCGATCGCGTGCTGGAACTGTCAGCTTGACGAAAGCGTTCAAATACATGGGGGAGAAATTCGGCAGCAATTCCCACTCCCGTATCACTCACCCGAATTTGCACGGAAGATTCAATCCGCTCTAATTGCACATCAACGCTTCCGCCCTTGGATGTAAACTTGACGGCGTTGGAGAGCAAGTTCCACACAACCTGTTGCAAGCGGTTGGTATCACCCACAACTATCCCAACTTCAGGATCGAATTTACACTTGATGTTAATCTCTTTAGCCTCAGCTGCTGGGCGCACAGTATCGATTGCCGCCTCTACAAGTGGTACAAGTTTTATCCGATGGATACTGAGATGAAGTGTGCCCCTAATAATCCGTGACACATCTAGGACATCTTCGATTAGTTGCGCGAGGGATTTAGTGTTACGCTCAATTGTTTCTAGCGCCCGCGCAGTAGTAGCCTCATCAAACTTACGATTTCTCAGTAGCTGCGTCCAACCTAATATGGCGTTTAAGGGTGTACGGAGTTCGTGGGAGAGGGTGGCGAGAAACTCATCCTTCATCCGGTTTGCTGATTCTGCATCAGCGCGTGCTGCTTTTTCGCGCTCAAGCAGTTGTTCGCGTTCTTGCTCTGCTTGCTTGCGATCAGTAATATCGAGCATAAACCCATGTAGTAGCTGCGGCCCATTCTCATCCCGCACGACATTAATAATGTCATACAGCCACACAACTCTGCCATCAGCAGCCAACATTCTGTATTCAAATTCGTAATTATTCAGTGACAGCGAAGATTCTTGGCAATACTGAATAGCCCACTCGCGATCTTCTGGATGCATGTGTTTTTGCCAGAAATCATCGATGTACCAGTCTGATAATGGATAACCAAGAATCTCAACGGTTTGCGGCCCTACATAAGTAAAATTTCCGGTAGTGGCATTTACCTCCCAAGGAATTATGCGGACTTTTTCGGTGAGTGTCTTTAACCGTTTTTCGCTCTGTTTTAGTGCTGCTTCTGCTAACTTATGAAGTGTAATATCTGTGATTAAGGCAACAAATCCTTCAACTTTTCCTTGCTCGCTGAACTGGGGAACGTAACTTACATTTATGTAATGGTGTGTGCCATCTTTATGAGGTAATTGGGTTTCATAAGTGACTTCCTCTCCAGAAAGTACTGCTTCTACATAAGGAAGAATTGACTGATAAACCGACTCTCCCATAATTTCTCTAATGTGTTTACCATAAAT
The Nostoc punctiforme PCC 73102 genome window above contains:
- a CDS encoding PAS domain S-box protein, translating into MKGTRSLLAPYAVALLAVGSALLLTLLLQPLLKPTIFLLFFAAVAVSAWYGGMEAGLLATALSTLTVSYFFLEPVFSLSVASLDNIRRLGLFVLVTTFITLLNSELRTAKQHLQMSLQKLKVSEAKFRRLVESNIIGIIVANMDGAIAEANDAFLRMVGYSQEDLLAGRVRWRDMIPPKYIEANNSAIAELKAKGVCQPFENEYIRKDQNCVPILLGSALLENNSNDIISFVLDLSERKQVELALCQSEERYRAFLEQSSEGIWCIELEVPISPDCPEDEQIQHFYQYVYLAECNNVMAQMYGCSRAEEIINARLGDFLIPSDPHNIAYLRNFIRSNYRLIDAESHEIDKQGNSKYFLNNLVGIVENGLLVRAWGTQRDITERKQAEAALNQQEEQLRLITNAVPVQISYVDIQQLYRFNNKGYEDWFGLPASEIYGKHIREIMGESVYQSILPYVEAVLSGEEVTYETQLPHKDGTHHYINVSYVPQFSEQGKVEGFVALITDITLHKLAEAALKQSEKRLKTLTEKVRIIPWEVNATTGNFTYVGPQTVEILGYPLSDWYIDDFWQKHMHPEDREWAIQYCQESSLSLNNYEFEYRMLAADGRVVWLYDIINVVRDENGPQLLHGFMLDITDRKQAEQEREQLLEREKAARADAESANRMKDEFLATLSHELRTPLNAILGWTQLLRNRKFDEATTARALETIERNTKSLAQLIEDVLDVSRIIRGTLHLSIHRIKLVPLVEAAIDTVRPAAEAKEINIKCKFDPEVGIVVGDTNRLQQVVWNLLSNAVKFTSKGGSVDVQLERIESSVQIRVSDTGVGIAAEFLPHVFERFRQADSSSTRSHGGLGLGLAIVRHLVELHGGTVSVESLGVGQGATFIVNLPMKAVYVEANTAEQPSSLVDVPEANNYLPRLDDLRVLIVDDEADARHLLTTILGQYGAQVIAAASACEALLALQQFRPHILVSDIGMPQQDGYALIRQVRALPTDQGGRIPAVALTAYARAEDRTQALLAGFQLHVPKPVNPSELAVVVANLTGRT
- a CDS encoding AAA-like domain-containing protein, giving the protein MTVEDILQAVETILQDKPLASIQYFVLSQSWLGKTYGEMAEESGYRDNYIKEVGSELWQDLSIALGKKITKKNLHLALKKYLQDEIGNRENQSQQEFSEESNLEMVSPDSFSASKIEFPSGPVPLGSPLYINRPPLEELVCNEILYPGCLIRIKAPRKTGKSSLLNRMIAYAREQGYQIVYLDFQEADQDVFASLDKFLRWFCVNVSRQLNLLPCLDDFWDMEMGSKVSCKIYFEAYLLQYIDNSPLVLALNEVHRVFEHPNIAQDFLPMLRFWHEQAKQDQIWQKLRMVVVHTTEIYIPLKLNQSPFNVGITITLPPLTLNQVQNLALSYGLNCAADSEGAKRLAPLQTMVGGHPYLVSLALYHLCQEEMTLEVLLETASTPVGIYSQHLRELLSLLQKDPKLMLAMQQVIATDQKVELDAIAAYKLESMGLVKLNGNQAHVMCELYRLYFSQQLGKHSG
- a CDS encoding class I SAM-dependent methyltransferase, coding for MTTQTLGLEQNLYDYLLSVSLREPEILTQLRHETAQHPVGRMQIAPEQGQFLALLVQLLGAKKTLEVGVFTGYSSLVVALALPSDGKVVACDVSEEFTTIARRYWQQAGVADKIQLHIAPALETLDRLLATGEAETFDFAFIDADKSNYDTYYERSLQLVRSGGLIAIDNVLWSGRVADPQVQDNRTKRIRAFNQKLHQDRRVSLSLVAIADGLTLALKK
- a CDS encoding tetratricopeptide repeat protein encodes the protein MSDSLPLRDRYLALIDEIVETTLKGKISSVEMVYQMLLKGITSGTGEVFELVLSDRLNALQSQVDGEKDELKKAKATRSLRAIKTIQSQWQRWQEQNKTTEAIASAVTEITTAPADERLATFLRITDPNQKYPLNLQQLQQLSKALQQFAQADSDLEQFSEGITRGLASWQRLQDNLLSWMYEQKEALGFGGVPGERGPWASWAKQLNSELPKALLRTLAMEKSAIEFAQRQRGITLRDWVEMALILQFLQRGLINWFDQQAYDVKAGPKLSISTFLTFAVIWSQLASGFASIGTVYADACSQIMLQILRTFAQRPYFPFYGGIFASFTGTYLRDALDYLDEPLRRGEGTQEKARILTLLGYSQRALGQYQRSIDFHQQALEIARNAGDRACEIANLNHLSRTYVQQQNYAEAINYSQRALILSRQAGDAYGGQSQRTGEANALVNLGYSEVMQAQELENLEPETYEAAINYLEQGLKLSEKLGDIQSKALCVSSLGIAYLVIGEHQTAIKYLEDGFKTAQVSGDLYLQGRNLAYLAEAYYHLHNSEKTVYTGCLGMYLLEQIASNEWRQAAGLLTILQGQIGAEAFQSFLQQHRPKIIAVIGVDGYDYIPKLLEIYKQDM